Genomic segment of Veillonella parvula DSM 2008:
CACCATAGGAATTACTGTCCTTCCTAATCCTTGTAAAACACCTGCAGTAACCTGCTGCCAACCGAGGAACACAATACTCAAGCTAATAACAGCAATAACAGGCCCTGCGTGGGGTGTTGCATATATTAGTTGTGATATTGGCGTAGCTAGTACACAAAGTCCAATGCAGGCTGGAATCGTAAACATATTAGCAATTTTAATCGCCGTTTCCGCCCGTTTCACGATGCGATGTACATCACCTTGAGTATGTGCCTCAGATACGGCTGGTACAAGACTAGCGGCTAAGGACGTAGTTAGAATAATTGGCAACCCAATCAGAGATGTTGCCATACCCGTTAAATAGCCAAATTGTGTGGTTGCTTCATTGAGATAGTATCCAATATCCATCAATCGTTTTGGGACGATAAATGTATCAATGAGCGATACCATAGGAAGCATAATATTCGCCATAGAAACAGGTATAGCAAGGCTAAACAAGCGTTTAACTACGGTGCCATTACTTTCACAAATAGCATTAGGATTCTGTTGTGAAAGCATCTTCTCTCGAACATTGCGTTGTCGGTAGTAAAAATAAATTAATACCAGTAACCCTGCCAATACGCCTGGGAATGTAGCAAAGGTCGCACCACCTGCCGCCAAATGGAGTCCACGATCAATAAAGTAGTATGCTAAACCTACCATAGATGACACGCGAAAGATCTGTTCAAATACTTGACTTGTACCAGTAGGCACCATATACTGGAAACCTTGGAAATACCCTCTAAAACAGCTTAGGATAGTCACTACAAAAATAGCTGGAGATAATAATTGAATAGCAATTAAAGCGCGTGGATCAGTGATGATTTGATTATCTACGAGCCATTGTGCACTACCATATAAGGCCAAACTAAATACTAGCCCTAATATAGCGAGTACCCTCAAAGATACAGAAAATACTTGTTGTACGCCTCGCATATCATCATTAGCAAGTTTTTCCGCAATCATAATAGATATGGCTACAGGAATACCTGCAGCAGAAATACTAACGATAATTTGATAGATTGGATAGGCCATCATATATAGGCCAATCCCTTCACCACCTAAAATCCGTGCGATAAGAACTTTACTAAACGCACCGATGACCTTCACGATAATACCGGCTAAGGTTAAAATCATGGCACCCTTTAAAAATCGATTCATAGGCCCTCCTTAGTCGGTGACTTGTGGCTAAGAGCCTTTATCACCGCTTCCGTAATGGTCAAAATAGAACCTTTCATACCATTAAGGCTCACATATAATGTGGCTGGTTTGGTATCCATAAACTTCATTTTTTTCCATAAATCTTCTGGTAC
This window contains:
- a CDS encoding putative polysaccharide biosynthesis protein, with the protein product MNRFLKGAMILTLAGIIVKVIGAFSKVLIARILGGEGIGLYMMAYPIYQIIVSISAAGIPVAISIMIAEKLANDDMRGVQQVFSVSLRVLAILGLVFSLALYGSAQWLVDNQIITDPRALIAIQLLSPAIFVVTILSCFRGYFQGFQYMVPTGTSQVFEQIFRVSSMVGLAYYFIDRGLHLAAGGATFATFPGVLAGLLVLIYFYYRQRNVREKMLSQQNPNAICESNGTVVKRLFSLAIPVSMANIMLPMVSLIDTFIVPKRLMDIGYYLNEATTQFGYLTGMATSLIGLPIILTTSLAASLVPAVSEAHTQGDVHRIVKRAETAIKIANMFTIPACIGLCVLATPISQLIYATPHAGPVIAVISLSIVFLGWQQVTAGVLQGLGRTVIPMVSIFIGLLVKTFLDYELTGSVELGINGAAWATNLNFAIAALINYIFVKRYVGSVLNTLELLKIIVSAMAMGGATQVIYVSTVDLLDNGGAVAAAIVVAIFVYGLSLWLTKAVVKDDIYHFPIIGKRLQARRNREEAKLYEEQY